One window from the genome of Yarrowia lipolytica chromosome 1B, complete sequence encodes:
- a CDS encoding uncharacterized protein (Compare to YALI0B12408g, similar to Saccharomyces cerevisiae SWA2 (YDR320C); ancestral locus Anc_5.352, weakly similar to uniprot|Q9C2A4 Neurospora crassa Conserved hypothetical protein) yields MHHIQPNTPNICIARLRVTLTCSSNQACLDSACWETVFPQLLSSPPFSVRHGHVDKINFGACYMLCSPDLKPRHHHTMSKDSFADLWTPKTGKDAASKLSLAERQKQEAAKKAEQAKQWSGLDYLGGGIGGGSTGSSGLVRGPISSTNTGSSSLSANNTSRPTDLLAAGPTASARAKAGNLTADNTGSSNPFMPTFKIIEDERFEQKVPVPKDPFDLMDLGMSAPLGNNTTQTTSNTSQKNNTIEEEDDPFAVFNQPVKKDPEPERQHERKPERQPKPRSRAELQPKPAYKPERTSTPGGDKAVAELVDMGFSTDQASAALALTPTGKEVAMAIDIIMKQAHAAAKGETYVPPSAQKKQEQHRQSRQARPTTRDEPTDEWERQSRMQDSSSSRSSRSRDPFGGENEDMFSDASKVASQLGAQFMSKAGSLWSVGRKNLAKAVENYQGGSRGTNAADGSPAWMKDAKQYEEDRGFKDSYQPMGESFKDSDDSDDDDHGEEEHVRPPPRQSRPPPRETRQAPRQTPPPSNGKFKFNDDEETIAPRRRRPEPKETPTSVAKETPEQAPALVGDLWDAPAPTAPAQKIATSSAPNGGASLIGSTSSSSAASINRPHVAVSSMAMEMVSDGREKGAEAVKQGSYDIALEHYNQALANVPSPHTLRALLLSNRAFCHLKAGDAKAAIVDSEEGITIIGPSLGVGEEVEPGKSLQEIWSKLVMRKAEGLEHQEKHQQALDQWTLLVSKGFTTKLVMDGKRRCQMILTPKSAPKTAPKTAKPAVRPTAKPASSAPTPAGKYENLDRVRASHAKIAKEEAEKAALGDVVAVKIETWRSGNEDNLRALLATLDTVLWPEVGWKKITVADLVVNKKVKINYMKAVAKTHPDKISADTPTEKKMIANGVFITLNKAWDSFKVQNNMS; encoded by the coding sequence ATGCACCATATCCAACCCAATACCCCTAATATTTGTATAGCGCGGCTACGAGTAACCcttacttgtagttcaaACCAAGCGTGCCTGGATAGTGCATGTTGGGAGACTGTGTTTCCGCAGCTGCTTAGTAGCCCGCCGTTTTCAGTTCGCcacggtcacgtggacaAAATCAACTTCGGTGCATGTTACATGCTGTGCAGCCCAGACCTGAAACCACGTCACCATCACACCATGTCAAAAGACTCATTTGCGGATCTGTGGACGCCCAAAACCGGCAAGGATGCGGCGTCCAAGCTATCGCTGGCTGAACGTCAAAAACAAGAGGCTGCTAAGAAAGCTGAGCAGGCCAAACAATGGTCTGGTCTGGACTACCTGGGCGGAGGCATTGGAGGGGGCAGTACGGGCTCCAGTGGACTCGTGAGAGGACCTATTTCGAGCACGAACACAGGCTCATCGAGCTTGAGTGCAAACAATACCTCTCGACCTACTGACCTTCTTGCTGCCGGCCCCACAGCCTCTGCACGAGCCAAGGCAGGTAACCTGACTGCCGACAACACGGGCTCCAGTAACCCGTTCATGCCTACTTTCAAGATCATCGAGGACGAGCGATTCGAGCAGAAAGTGCCTGTTCCCAAGGACCCTTTTGATCTAATGGATCTCGGCATGTCTGCTCCACTGGGTAACAACACCACCCAGACCACCTCAAATACGTCTCAGAAGAACAACACAATcgaagaggaagatgatCCATTTGCTGTTTTCAATCAACcggtcaagaaggacccCGAGCCTGAACGACAGCACGAAAGAAAACCCGAACGACAGCCCAAGCCTCGATCAAGAGCCGAGCTCCAGCCTAAACCTGCGTACAAGCCCGAGAGAACATCAACtcctggaggagacaaGGCTGTAGCAGAACTCGTAGATATGGGGTTTTCTACAGACCAGGCTTCTgcagctctggctcttACTCCTACCGGAAAGGAGGTCGCCATGGCCATTGACATTATCATGAAACAGGCCCATGCAGCCGCCAAGGGAGAAACTTACGTGCCTCCTTccgcccagaagaagcaggaaCAGCACCGTCAGTCGCGACAAGCTCGTCCGACTACACGTGACGAACCCACCGACGAGTGGGAGCGGCAGTCCAGAATGCAAGACTCGTCTTCTAGCAGATCCAGCCGGTCCAGGGATCCGTTCGGAGGAGAGAACGAAGACATGTTTTCTGACGCATCCAAGGTCGCTTCCCAGCTGGGAGCACAGTTTATGTCTAAGGCTGGCTCTCTGTGGTCCGTGGGGCGAAAGAACCTCGCTAAGGCCGTGGAGAACTACCAGGGAGGAAGCCGGGGTACTAATGCTGCCGATGGATCTCCTGCTTGGATGAAGGATGCCAAAcagtacgaggaggaccGAGGATTCAAAGACTCATACCAGCCTATGGGCGAGTCGTTCAAGGATTCTGATGATAGCGACGATGACGACCACGGTGAGGAGGAACACGTTAGACCTCCTCCTAGACAGTCAAGACCCCCTCCTAGGGAGACCAGACAGGCTCCCAGAcagactcctccaccttcgAATGGAAAATTCAAATTCAATGATGACGAAGAAACCATCGCTCCTCGACGAAGACGTCCTGAACCTAAAGAGACCCCTACTTCTGTAGCTAAGGAGACTCCCGAGCAAGCGCCTGCTCTCGTTGGAGATCTCTGGGATGCTCCTGCTCCTACTGCGCCTGCCCAGAAAATCGCTACCTCGTCTGCCCCTAACGGCGGCGCGTCTCTTATTGGTTCtacttcttcctcttccgCTGCCTCTATCAATCGACCCCATGTGGCCGTCTCTTCCATGGCTATGGAGATGGTCTCTGATGGACGAGAGAAGGGCGCTGAGGCCGTGAAGCAGGGCTCTTACGATATTGCTCTGGAACACTACAACCAGGCACTTGCCAACGTGCCCTCTCCTCATACTCTGCGAGCCCTTCTGCTGTCCAACCGTGCTTTCTGTCACCTTAAGGCTGGAGATGCCAAGGCTGCCATTGTTGACTCTGAGGAGGGCATCACCATCATCGGACCCAGTCTTGGTGTTggggaggaggttgagcCTGGCAAGTCTCTTCAGGAGATTTGGTCCAAGTTGGTGATGCGGAAGGCTGAGGGTCTGGAGCATCAGGAGAAGCATCAACAGGCCCTGGACCAATGGACGTTGCTGGTGAGCAAGGGATTCACCACGAAGCTTGTCATGGATGGTAAGCGACGATGCCAGATGATTTTAACCCCCAAGTCTGCTCCTAAGACTGCTCCTAAGACTGCAAAGCCTGCTGTTAGACCTACTGCCAAGCCTGCGTCGTCTGCACCCACTCCAGCAGGCAAGTACGAGAACCTTGATCGTGTACGGGCCAGCCATGCCAAGATCGCCAAGGAAGAGGCCGAGAAAGCTGCTCTGGGCGATGTCGTTGCTGTCAAGATTGAGACGTGGCGATCCGGCAACGAGGACAACCTGCGTGCGCTTCTGGCCACCCTGGACACTGTTCTGTGGCCCGAGGTGGGATGGAAAAAGATCACCGTGGCTGATTTGGTGGTCAACAAAAAGGTGAAAATCAACTACATGAAGGCTGTGGCCAAGACTCATCCCGACAAGATATCGGCAGATACTCCtaccgagaagaagatgattgCCAATGGAGTCTTCATCACGTTAAACAAGGCGTGGGATAGCTTCAAGGTGCAAAACAACATGTCTTAA
- a CDS encoding uncharacterized protein (Compare to YALI0B12430g, weakly similar to uniprot|P07834 Saccharomyces cerevisiae YFL009w CDC4 cell division control protein) produces the protein MRHRARPNDEEAAKYTPTSHPHIFIPLRPRFVVRDVVFNDAHMCVSLENSNIVSAFHSKTGKLMTNLQGHTQPVTCLDLIENVCVTGSKDTNINIYFAECDHSNVDQLATSLPVPLPDIKPKVVIGHTGEVTCVKMIDNGSVVSGSTDTTVRLGKENNKGQFISTPLENGHSETVTVLRADNKFVVSGSSDMTVRIWETRSEKQKYVLTGHKAAVKDIALDSKNMRLITGDQNNIVKIWDLRDGSLQHTLTGQMSFKLDEMGNELACVGSNGCLFIWDCGSAELLKIISHEELLQTGGQVLSTSDKTTITASDTGICIWSTDTGDLLGKVATGATEMWVGKTFGKTIVSACQYEESAGVEAHFLDQ, from the coding sequence ATGCGCCACCGTGCCCGACCCAatgacgaggaggccgcCAAATACACCCCGACGTCGCATCCTCACATTTTCATCCCACTGCGTCCCCGATTCGTGGTTCGCGACGTCGTCTTCAACGACGCCCATATGTGCGTCTCGCTGGAGAACAGCAACATCGTGAGCGCGTTCCACTCGAAAACTGGAAAGCTCATGACTAATCTCCAGGGCCATACCCAGCCTGTCACCTGCCTTGACCTGATTGAAAATGTGTGTGTAACGGGCTCCAAGgacaccaacatcaacattTACTTTGCCGAATGCGACCACAGCAACGTTGACCAGCTGGCCACCTCGCTGCCTGTCCCTTTGCCCGATATTAAACCCAAGGTGGTCATAGGACACACTGGAGAAGTCACTTGTGTTAAGATGATTGACAACGGAAGCGTGGTCTCGGGATCTACAGATACCACTGTCAGACTAGGAAAGGAGAACAACAAGGGGCAATTCATCTCCACTCCACTGGAAAATGGACACTCTGAGAcagttactgtactgaGAGCAGACAACAAGTTTGTGGTATCTGGATCTTCAGATATGACTGTCAGAATATGGGAGACTCGCTCAGAGAAGCAGAAATACGTACTCACAGGCCACAAAGCGGCCGTCAAAGACATTGCTCTGGATTCCAAAAACATGAGACTCATAACGGGTGATCAAAACAACATTGTCAAAATCTGGGACCTGCGAGACGGGTCTCTTCAGCATACTCTGACCGGCCAAATGAGTTTCAAGCTCGACGAAATGGGCAACGAACTCGCCTGTGTTGGATCCAACGGTTGCTTGTTCATTTGGGACTGTGGATCTGCTGAGTTGCTAAAAATTATCTCTCACGAAGAGCTGCTTCAAACTGGAGGTCAGGTTCTGAGCACATCCGACAaaaccaccatcaccgccTCCGACACGGGAATCTGCATCTGGTCGACCGATACTGGAGATCTACTGGGAAAGGTGGCTACTGGAGCAACTGAAATGTGGGTTGGTAAGACGTTCGGTAAGACCATAGTGTCTGCATGCCAGTACGAAGAGTCTGCTGGAGTGGAGGCCCACTTCCTCGACCAATAG
- a CDS encoding uncharacterized protein (Compare to YALI0B12364g, weakly similar to uniprot|Q10193 Schizosaccharomyces pombe Pre-mRNA splicing factor srp1) encodes MARRTLYVTGFAPEISARELAYEFEEIGNIFRCDVISPARSGRQHGYAFVEFENARDAEYAYRDMHNLRIASGDILHIEWAKTPLRETRRRRRSLDRGSAKRRSRMSNGNSDRSRSRSLSPERRRSRSPERRRSRSPERRQSQSPDGGRSRSPERGRSRRNERRDFSESPERKPGSNVCDNEDGERTESRFDQTSSQHDPSQHDSTHTPNESDATMVGSGHNSVDGKDSAEAETAPYNCGDEPQLEAE; translated from the exons ATGGCACGCAGGACACTGTACGTGACCGGTTTTGCACCCGAAATCAGCGCCCGGGAGCTTGCCTATGAATTCGAGGA aatcGGAAACATATTTCGATGCGACGTGATCTCGCCTGCTCGATCGGGGCGACAGCACGGGTACGCGTTTGTTGAGTTTGAAAACGCCCGCGACGCCGAGTACGCCTACAGAGACATGCATAACCTGAGAATCGCCTCTGGTGACATATTGCATATCGAGTGGGCCAAGACGCCTCTGCGGGAAAcccgacgacgacgacgctCCCTTGACCGAGGCTCTGCCAAGCGACGAAGCCGAATGAGCAACGGCAACAGCGACCGATCACGATCACGATCGCTAAGCCCCGAGCGACGACGATCACGAAGCCCCGAACGACGACGATCACGAAGCCCCGAACGACGACAGTCACAAAGCCCGGACGGAGGCCGATCGCGAAGCCCCGAGCGAGGCCGATCTCGACGAAACGAACGCAGAGACTTTTCCGAAAGTCCGGAGCGAAAACCCGGCTCGAACGTGTGTGATAATGAAGACGGGGAGCGCACCGAGAGCCGCTTTGATCAGACGTCGTCGCAACATGACCCGTCGCAGCACGACTCCACGCACACGCCCAACGAGTCGGATGCTACCATGGTTGGTAGTGGCCACAATAGCGTGGATGGCAAGGATAGTGCTGAGGCAGAGACGGCACCGTATAATTGCGGAGACGAGCCCCAGCTCGAGGCCGAGTAA
- a CDS encoding uncharacterized protein (Compare to YALI0B12386g, similar to uniprot|Q871W3 Neurospora crassa B8P8. 090 Probable NADPH quinone oxidoreductase h), whose amino-acid sequence MKSVQVKDDKGPAENLYIGEGPTPNPQNGQLLVKTEYFGLNRMDLLQRLGNYPLPPQAPKTLGVEFSGTIEKSESDKFAVGDKVFGLVYGGAYAEYVVAAEETLIKVPDDLSMEVAAGLPEVWFTGIQVLTTVGKFQKGDSVLFHAGASSVGIAVIQLAASLGASKIFTTVGSDEKCEFVKKLGNKFGVTVVPINYHNEDFKEVISKHYDASKGEGVNVIIDPVGQTYFVRNLEIAAKDARIVLMGAMSGPIVKGDVPIGLIIYKRLVVQGTTLRSRDLAYQEKLRDFFVSHVVPLILEGKIDTFVDKLFNFTTEDIVASHKYLESNKSMGKVIVKI is encoded by the coding sequence ATGAAGTCAGTACAAGTCAAGGATGACAAGGGCCCCGCGGAAAACCTCTACATTGGAGAAGGGCCCACTCCAAACCCCCAGAACGGTCAGTTGCTTGTCAAGACAGAGTACTTCGGTCTTAACCGAATGGACCTTCTTCAGCGGCTTGGAAACTaccctcttcctcctcaggcTCCTAAGACTCTTGGAGTCGAGTTCTCAGGTACAATTGAAAAGTCCGAGTCCGATAAATTCGCCGTGGGGGATAAGGTCTTTGGTCTGGTGTACGGAGGAGCCTATGCGGAGTATGTGGTGGCTGCTGAAGAGACTCTAATCAAGGTGCCTGATGATCTCAGTATGGAGGTGGCAGCCGGTCTGCCTGAAGTGTGGTTCACAGGCATCCAGGTACTTACCACCGTTGGTAAGTTCCAGAAGGGGGACTCTGTTCTTTTCCATGCTGGAGCCTCCTCCGTCGGTATTGCTGTGATCCAGCTGGCTGCCAGTCTCGGAGCGTCCAAGATCTTTACCACAGTCGGCTCAGACGAGAAGTGTgagtttgtcaagaagTTGGGCAACAAGTTTGGTGTTACAGTTGTGCCTATCAATTATCACAACGAAGACTTCAAGGAAGTGATTAGCAAGCACTATGACGCTTCAAAGGGAGAAGGTGTCAATGTCATCATCGACCCCGTGGGCCAGACGTACTTTGTGAGAAACCTCGAGATCgccgccaaggacgccCGGATCGTTCTCATGGGAGCTATGAGCGGTCCCATCGTCAAGGGCGATGTCCCCATCGGTCTCATCATCTACAAGCGACTTGTTGTCCAAGGAACCACTCTAAGATCACGAGATCTTGCCTACCAGGAGAAGCTTAGAGACTTCTTTGTATCTCATGTTGTCCCTCTCATCCTTGAAGGAAAGATTGACACTTTTGTTGACAAGCTGTTCAACTTCACCACTGAGGATATCGTTGCTTCTCACAAGTATCTCGAAAGCAACAAGTCCATGGGAAAGGTGATTGTGAAGATCTAG
- a CDS encoding uncharacterized protein (Compare to YALI0B12342g, weakly similar to uniprot|P40578 Saccharomyces cerevisiae YIR033W MGA2 protein): MAKDKEIDFDYTGELVMDDFEFPIDDMLHNDGDDFVKKETWDEGFGFGTNGAVGAQMDVQTSPFSDPVFGGVGAGPDMMGLMDTNMNHINGSHNMNSVVKQEDYYTPSMGTPMNPQQQQSMTPQQQHHMNHNQPSQLQSLHQQSQKAQPQQQQQQPHQSTGVDSIITKAYTRAAGDLPYGRKYSRQLNKYPEDVEYSSFDPSLWSNLLTNSETPYQYQIHVHSMPGKSRVETQIKCALSIYPPPPQQSVRLPTDTISRPKFQLKQGHIPDSCLSLEVYIVGEQNPSKPVNLCSRCIKREQKRACRKKLFDESEELSWVETRQRRLAVFNCSEVLEFKDVERRVYIPESGTTVTAKQLVLPLRLACYCRHHGEKKGFRILFCLRDEGGQIVGVGQSGTTVMITDDHKVVGDAVAMPTTATAPATAGSSQPPTQVPTPAASSSTSYRPRNSLPLSPTSMEDSSSEFTSDHSHYSNYGSKRRRDGSSISDWSGMMNVRGMDRQASITSIPEMVGGMSNMTVASASGSATNLAAHNMNNPADENLPVIKRIIPSQGSIRGGIEVTLLGSGFKSNLVAVFGDNKAVGTHCWSDSTIVTHLPPSTIVGPVVVSFEGFVLDKPQIFTYFDDTDGQLIELALQVVGLKMNGRLEDARNIAMRIVGNNGGVAGAQGAMAGGNMSNGDVGMESAAADSSVQPVSPPTDHEDVVLRCLALTDIPGGRIANWQLTNAEGQTMVHLASILGYSRVLVALVARGARVDVSDNGGFTPLHFAALFGRRKIAKKLLRCNADPYKRNRIGETVFDVACPHILDLLVGPQGMPMAVQTSYTPDYHRQRRSSSSSTLASIASIQDSREYGFYDHGMISNLSHIPSTCSIRSSTSQFDAEDEWDERDEEDGDFDDDSDEDSDDDSDALFMSVRKHAKAKSVESPLSEEEERLVRHIEAEDQAVEARVAAGIVSSNVPDVVSSNDSDHVRSDTSTENKSFSRYFDRTLSMASWDDVLAYIYRPKRATVPNKRSSGAPPSVRSTRSPLSDHPITSSGDESDRTISAHAPSGGAGRGRSHSSISRMWRYLKNSSADEATRSRSRDANGAGAPPAYEEIFPGHGVVHDKKVVQMAAASAAENSSGPVGASSSAVASTSAAAAVVPSPLAPIVEDEEQLVEAWRRQRRSMANDRMLFAFWLPVLLMAIGYMVIKAFGLFPDQVSAVESVAETVGVHCRGAVAKLWFKQYPVHRGQPLKDTCSFEPNSLVESALRQMNGWSDREVPIHQAQAQAA; this comes from the coding sequence ATGGCTAAAGACAAGGAAATCGACTTTGACTACACGGGAGAACTGGTGATGGACGATTTCGAGTTCCCCATCGACGACATGCTCCACAACGACGGAGATGActttgtcaagaaggaaaCGTGGGACGAGGGTTTTGGTTTCGGAACAAATGGCGCCGTGGGTGCGCAGATGGACGTCCAGACCAGCCCATTTAGCGACCCTGTTTTTGGCGGCGTGGGAGCAGGCCCTGACATGATGGGTCTCATGGATACAAACATGAACCACATCAACGGTAGTCACAACATGAACAGCGTcgtcaagcaggaggacTACTACACACCGTCCATGGGCACTCCCATGAACCcccaacagcaacagtccATGACccctcaacagcagcatcacATGAACCACAACCAGCCCTCTCAGCTCCAATCTTTGCATCAACAGTCCCAGAAGGCTCAaccacagcagcaacaacaacagccacaTCAGTCGACAGGAGTCGATAGCATAATCACAAAGGCATACACCAGGGCAGCAGGAGACCTACCGTACGGACGAAAGTACTCACGACAACTCAACAAGTACCCCGAGGACGTGGAGTATTCATCTTTCGACCCATCGCTATGGAGCAATTTGCTGACCAACTCGGAAACTCCGTACCAATACCAGATACATGTCCATTCCATGCCCGGAAAATCACGTGTGGAGACCCAAATCAAATGTGCATTATCAATCTACCCTCCGCCTCCACAGCAGTCCGTTCGACTTCCGACAGACACCATTTCGCGTCCCAAGTTCCAGCTCAAGCAGGGCCACATTCCAGACTCGTGTCTCTCCTTGGAAGTATACATTGTGGGCGAGCAGAACCCCAGCAAGCCCGTCAATTTGTGTTCTAGATGCATCAAACGAGAACAGAAGCGAGCCTGTCGAAAGAAACTCTTTGACGAGTCGGAGGAGCTGTCGTGGGTCGAGACTCGTCAACGACGTCTGGCTGTCTTCAACTGCTCCGAGGTGCTTGAGTTCAAGGATGTGGAACGGCGAGTATACATCCCCGAGTCCGGCACTACAGTTAccgccaagcagctggttcTGCCCCTGCGTCTGGCTTGCTACTGTAGACACCACGGGGAGAAAAAGGGATTTCGAATCCTCTTTTGTCTTAGAGACGAGGGAGGCCAGATTGTGGGTGTGGGCCAGAGTGGAACGACCGTCATGATCACTGACGACCACAAGGTTGTGGGAGACGCGGTTGCCATGCCGACTACAGCCACTGCTCCTGCCACCGCTGGCTCTTCACAACCCCCCACCCAGGTTCCTACCCCCGCTGCATCTTCGTCGACGAGCTATCGTCCTCGAAACTCGCTTCCTCTATCGCCTACTTCCATGGAAGACTCTTCGTCGGAGTTCACCTCGGACCATTCTCATTACTCCAACTATGGTTCTaaacgacgacgagacgGCTCTTCCATCAGCGATTGGAGCGGCATGATGAACGTGCGAGGCATGGATAGACAGGCTTCCATTACCAGCATTCCCGAAATGGTTGGTGGCATGTCGAACATGACTGTGGCCAGTGCTTCGGGTAGCGCCACTAATCTGGCTGCTCACAACATGAACAACCCCGCAGACGAAAACCTGCCCGTCATCAAGCGAATCATCCCCTCGCAGGGTTCCATTCGAGGCGGCATTGAAGTAACCCTGCTTGGATCTGGCTTCAAGTCCAATCTGGTGGCTGTTTTCGGTGACAACAAGGCCGTGGGCACCCACTGCTGGTCTGATTCGACCATCGTGACCCATCTGCCGCCTTCGACCATCGTGGGTCCCGTTGTGGTGTCTTTCGAAGGTTTTGTGCTCGACAAGCCTCAGATTTTTACCTATTTTGACGACACAGACGGCCAGTTGATTGAGTTGGCGCTCCAGGTTGTGGGTCTCAAGATGAACGGACGGCTGGAAGACGCCCGAAACATTGCCATGCGAATCGTGGGCAACAATGGAGGCGTTGCGGGCGCACAAGGCGCCATGGCAGGCGGGAACATGTCTAACGGAGACGTTGGAATGGAAAGTGCTGCTGCAGACAGTTCGGTTCAACCCGTATCGCCTCCCACAGACCACGAAGATGTGGTTCTGCGATGTCTGGCTCTCACAGACATTCCTGGAGGCCGAATTGCCAACTGGCAACTCACCAACGCCGAGGGACAGACCATGGTTCATCTGGCCAGTATTCTGGGTTACTCGCGTGTTCTGGTGGCTCTTGTGGCTCGAGGAGCTCGTGTGGATGTTTCCGACAATGGTGGATTCACTCCTCTTCATTTCGCTGCTCTCTTTGGCCGTCGAAAGATTGCCAAGAAACTACTTCGGTGCAACGCTGACCCCTACAAACGTAACCGAATTGGCGAAACCGTGTTTGATGTTGCTTGTCCTCACATTCTCGATCTTCTGGTCGGTCCTCAGGGCATGCCTATGGCCGTTCAGACGTCGTATACTCCCGATTACCATCGTCAGCGTCgatcttcatcttcttccactcTGGCTTCCATTGCATCCATCCAGGATTCGCGTGAGTACGGTTTCTATGACCATGGAATGATTTCCAACCTGTCGCATATTCCGTCCACGTGCTCCATTCGATCATCGACTTCTCAGTTTGACGCTGAAGACGAGTGGGACGAGCgagatgaggaggatggAGACTTTGACGACGATTCAGATGAGGACTCAGACGATGACTCAGACGCGCTCTTCATGTCTGTTAGAAAGCacgccaaggccaagtctGTGGaatctcctctctctgaggaggaagagcgACTTGTGCGACACATTGAGGCCGAAGACCAGGCTGTGGAGGCCCGTGTGGCTGCCGGAATCGTCAGTAGCAATGTACCCGACGTGGTGTCTTCCAATGACtcggatcacgtgagatcTGACACTTCCACTGAGAACAAGTCCTTTTCACGGTACTTTGACCGTACTCTCAGCATGGCATCTTGGGACGATGTTCTGGCTTACATTTACAGACCCAAGCGAGCTACTGTGCCCAACAAGCggtcttctggagctcctccttcagtCAGATCCACAAGATCGCCTCTTTCGGACCATCCCATCACGTCTTCGGGAGACGAGTCCGACCGAACCATTTCTGCACATGCCCCTTCCGGCGGTGCCGGTCGAGGCCGGTCTCATTCGTCCATCTCGCGAATGTGGCGATACCTGAAGAACTCGTCTGCCGATGAGGCCACCCGGTCTCGATCTCGAGATGCAAACGGAGCCGGTGCTCCCCCTGCCTACGAAGAAATCTTCCCTGGCCATGGGGTTGTCCACGACAAGAAGGTTGTGCAGATGGccgctgcttctgctgccgAGAACTCGTCTGGGCCTGTTGGAGCCTCATCTTCAGCAGTTGCGTCCACTTCTGCGGCTGCCGCTGTGGTGCCCTCCCCACTAGCCCCCAttgtggaggacgaggagcagctggtAGAGGCCTGGAGACGACAGCGACGATCCATGGCTAACGATCGCATGTTATTTGCCTTCTGGCTGCCTGTGCTGCTCATGGCTATTGGTTATATGGTCATCAAGGCGTTTGGTCTGTTCCCCGACCAGGTCTCTGCCGTTGAGTCTGTGGCTGAGACTGTGGGTGTCCACTGCCGTGGAGCAGTTGCCAAGCTATGGTTCAAGCAGTACCCTGTTCACCGAGGCCAGCCACTCAAGGACACCTGTTCATTTGAGCCCAACAGTCTGGTAGAGTCAGCTCTTCGTCAGATGAATGGGTGGTCCGACCGGGAGGTTCCCATTCATCAAGCCCAGGCCCAGGCTGCATGA